A stretch of the Chthoniobacterales bacterium genome encodes the following:
- the ccsA gene encoding cytochrome c biogenesis protein CcsA, with translation MRLVLFLALMLAAPLARALDATPLEAIPVQEGGRKKPFLVFAQENLLTLSGRTALTLDGRSQSASEIISRLWLTPEKAGSLPLILVNNLPLKAAAGLDESRKWFSRDELAASAGFLALYQRAEVARRTAKDGKLTGTDKTVDQIAQRIARLDALRTGELLRLVANPAGDSAAWSPLPLDNPAVASLRAALLSDNDAAFKAAADSLRTSLAAQAPQFQPSAWKISLELLYQKAHPFRWAWILYLAAGITLAVTSVRGRRAGYAIAWGLAGVGALFQAAGFTGRILIAGRPPVSNMYESIIWVAFGAVFFALVFEAIHRGRYFLLGATFAAVIPLLLADFQPLALDRSIQPLTPILQSNFWLATHVLIITLSYAAFLLALGVAHIALGKIVLGRKPSAALYNYIYRTLQVGVLLLAIGTILGAVWANYSWGRFWDWDPKETWALIALLGYLIVLHGRIAGAWGGFGLALGALLAFQSVLMAWYGVNFVLGVGLHSYGFGSGGFGYAVTFVTVELAFAGLAAWRHLGQAKSPAGVRGIDQPA, from the coding sequence ATGAGACTCGTCCTGTTCCTCGCGCTCATGCTCGCCGCGCCGCTCGCCCGCGCCCTCGACGCCACGCCGCTCGAGGCGATTCCCGTGCAGGAAGGCGGCCGGAAGAAACCCTTCCTCGTCTTCGCGCAGGAGAATCTCCTCACCCTCAGCGGCCGCACCGCGCTCACGCTCGACGGCCGTTCGCAGTCCGCTTCCGAGATCATCAGCCGCCTCTGGCTCACCCCCGAGAAAGCCGGCTCGCTGCCCCTCATCCTCGTCAACAATCTCCCGCTGAAAGCCGCCGCCGGTCTCGACGAATCCCGCAAATGGTTCTCCCGCGACGAGCTCGCCGCCAGCGCCGGCTTCCTCGCCCTCTACCAGCGGGCCGAGGTCGCCCGCCGCACCGCGAAGGACGGCAAGCTCACCGGCACCGACAAGACCGTCGACCAGATCGCCCAGCGCATTGCTCGACTCGATGCCCTGCGGACGGGCGAACTCCTCCGCCTCGTCGCGAATCCCGCCGGCGATTCCGCCGCATGGAGCCCGCTCCCTCTCGACAATCCCGCCGTCGCATCCCTCCGCGCCGCTCTCCTCTCGGACAACGACGCCGCCTTCAAAGCCGCCGCCGATTCCCTGCGCACCTCCCTCGCCGCGCAGGCCCCGCAGTTCCAGCCGTCCGCCTGGAAAATCTCGCTCGAGCTGCTCTATCAAAAAGCTCACCCGTTCCGCTGGGCCTGGATTCTTTACCTCGCCGCCGGCATTACCCTCGCCGTCACCTCCGTGCGGGGACGACGGGCCGGCTACGCCATCGCCTGGGGGCTCGCCGGGGTCGGGGCGCTGTTCCAGGCCGCCGGATTCACCGGCCGCATCCTCATCGCCGGCCGGCCGCCCGTCTCGAACATGTATGAGTCGATCATCTGGGTCGCGTTCGGCGCCGTGTTCTTCGCGCTCGTCTTCGAGGCCATCCACCGCGGACGCTATTTCCTGCTCGGCGCCACGTTTGCGGCCGTCATTCCGCTGCTCCTCGCCGACTTCCAGCCGCTCGCCCTCGACCGCTCGATCCAGCCGCTCACGCCCATTCTCCAGAGCAACTTCTGGCTCGCGACGCACGTCCTCATCATCACCCTCAGCTACGCCGCCTTCCTCCTCGCCCTCGGTGTCGCCCACATCGCCCTCGGCAAGATCGTCCTCGGCCGGAAACCCTCCGCCGCGCTCTACAACTACATCTACCGCACCCTTCAGGTCGGCGTCCTCCTGCTCGCCATCGGCACCATCCTCGGCGCCGTGTGGGCGAATTACTCCTGGGGCCGCTTCTGGGACTGGGACCCCAAGGAAACCTGGGCGCTCATCGCGCTCCTCGGCTATCTCATCGTGCTGCACGGCCGCATCGCCGGGGCGTGGGGTGGCTTCGGCCTCGCGCTCGGCGCGTTGCTCGCGTTCCAATCCGTCCTCATGGCCTGGTATGGCGTGAACTTCGTGCTCGGCGTCGGCCTCCACAGTTATGGCTTCGGCTCCGGCGGTTTTGGCTACGCGGTGACGTTCGTGACCGTGGAACTCGCCTTTGCGGGGCTCGCCGCTTGGCGCCATCTCGGCCAGGCCAAATCCCCCGCAGGAGTTCGCGGGATCGATCAGCCCGCGTAA
- a CDS encoding cation-translocating P-type ATPase produces DTARLALHAALAASAVLVFALVGIPLARTALVAATRGRIVFEQLFLAGILGAFAASVISSLTGVGHVYYEVVAILLAIYTFGRTLGDRRREAALQAAQALGEEFETCERLAPEGALQRIPVREIRRGDLVHIAAGSAVPIDGVITEGSALVQENTLTGEAFPVTRRPGDPVLAGSRLLDGPLRVRATAPGNERQLDALFERVRAAQSRPAHLQREADRLVAWFLPAVMLVAALTFAGRTLHSGWTVGLFNALAVLLVACPCSMGLATPIGVWSALADLARHGIAAGTSDLVERLAQVEQVVFDKTGTLGDERLALVDFVSAPGIDRETLLGEISALEAASDHPIANAFRLHPPAGIATNVRLISGVGIEGRVGDVHLQIGNASLLAGRSADILRAELPAALPGERELLVLRDGELAGVARLREQLREAARTIVADLEAAGLPCTILTGDSSPTAHGLAATESGLTPERKAARVRELSAAGRVLFVGDGVNDAPAMAEAHASLALATGSSLARETALGEFHDLRAIPFAIARSRATLRAIRQNLLFAAAYNGLGITLAAAGILHPVAAALLMLASSLTVSVRALRPVNVRLTPRPRRAPLADIPHPQPV; encoded by the coding sequence TCGACACGGCCCGGCTCGCGTTGCATGCCGCCCTCGCCGCAAGCGCGGTGCTCGTTTTCGCCCTCGTCGGCATCCCCCTCGCGAGAACCGCTCTCGTCGCCGCCACCCGCGGCCGCATCGTCTTCGAGCAACTCTTCCTCGCCGGCATCCTTGGCGCCTTCGCCGCCTCCGTCATTTCGAGCCTCACCGGCGTTGGCCACGTCTATTACGAAGTCGTCGCCATCCTGCTCGCGATCTACACGTTCGGTCGCACGCTGGGCGACCGCCGCCGCGAAGCCGCGCTGCAGGCGGCCCAGGCGCTCGGCGAGGAATTCGAAACCTGCGAACGCCTGGCTCCCGAGGGTGCCCTCCAACGCATCCCGGTGCGCGAGATTCGCCGCGGCGATCTCGTCCACATCGCCGCCGGCAGCGCGGTGCCGATCGACGGCGTCATCACCGAGGGCTCGGCCCTCGTGCAGGAAAACACGCTCACCGGCGAAGCGTTTCCCGTCACCCGCCGCCCCGGCGATCCCGTGCTCGCGGGCAGCCGCCTCCTCGATGGCCCCCTTCGCGTGCGCGCGACCGCTCCCGGAAACGAACGCCAGCTCGATGCCTTGTTCGAACGCGTGCGCGCCGCCCAGTCCCGCCCCGCCCACCTCCAGCGCGAGGCCGACCGCCTCGTCGCGTGGTTTCTTCCGGCCGTGATGCTCGTCGCGGCGCTCACCTTCGCGGGCAGGACCCTTCACTCCGGCTGGACGGTCGGCCTGTTCAACGCCCTCGCCGTGCTCCTCGTCGCCTGCCCGTGCTCGATGGGCCTCGCCACGCCGATCGGCGTCTGGTCCGCGCTGGCCGATCTCGCCCGTCACGGCATCGCCGCCGGCACCAGCGACCTCGTCGAGCGGCTCGCGCAGGTCGAGCAGGTCGTCTTCGACAAGACCGGCACCCTCGGCGACGAGCGCCTCGCCCTGGTCGATTTCGTCAGCGCGCCCGGCATCGACCGCGAAACCCTCCTCGGCGAGATTTCTGCGCTCGAGGCCGCCAGCGATCACCCGATCGCCAATGCCTTTCGCCTCCATCCGCCGGCCGGCATCGCGACGAACGTGCGATTGATCTCCGGAGTCGGCATCGAAGGCCGCGTCGGCGACGTCCACCTTCAGATCGGCAACGCCTCGCTCCTCGCCGGTCGCTCCGCCGACATCCTGCGCGCGGAACTTCCCGCCGCTCTTCCCGGCGAACGAGAGCTCCTTGTTCTGCGCGACGGCGAACTGGCCGGCGTGGCCCGGCTTCGCGAGCAACTGCGCGAGGCCGCTCGCACCATCGTCGCCGACCTCGAGGCCGCCGGCCTCCCCTGCACGATCCTCACCGGCGACTCCTCGCCCACCGCGCACGGCCTTGCCGCGACGGAATCCGGCCTCACTCCGGAAAGGAAGGCTGCTCGGGTGCGCGAACTGTCCGCCGCCGGGCGCGTCCTCTTCGTCGGCGACGGCGTGAACGACGCTCCCGCCATGGCCGAGGCCCATGCCTCGCTGGCGCTGGCGACCGGCAGTTCGCTCGCTCGCGAGACCGCGCTCGGCGAGTTCCACGACCTCCGCGCCATTCCTTTCGCCATCGCCCGCAGCCGCGCCACGCTCCGCGCCATTCGGCAGAACCTCCTGTTCGCCGCCGCCTACAATGGCCTTGGCATCACCCTCGCCGCCGCGGGCATCCTGCACCCCGTCGCCGCCGCGCTGCTCATGCTCGCCTCCAGCCTCACGGTAAGCGTCCGCGCCCTCCGGCCCGTGAACGTCCGATTGACTCCGCGCCCGCGGCGCGCTCCGCTGGCGGACATTCCGCATCCGCAACCCGTCTGA
- a CDS encoding serine hydrolase domain-containing protein — MRAAFAENFARGAEVGAAVAIWQDGEEILSLHDGWRDGARSLPWEVATPVLIWSATKGLASACVLHALERRGVPLEARVMEFWPEFGRCGKESLTVGQVLSHRAGLSALDAKDLSILDHDGVARAIEGQVPLWQDGGHGYGPRTFGFVADEMVRRLANGVPLGEYFRTHFGDPLELDLWIGMPAELHDRVAQMLPPKAGGCVEPEDEFAEAMARPDSLTRRAFASPGGLAGVSPMNSPAVRGASIPSLSGIGTASALAKFYAMLAAGGAWGGVHYFSPHSLAHMTHTLSQGLDKVLRLETAFSAGFMRDPVDGEGRKIRANFGPSTRAFGHPGAGGSLAFADPDAGLGFAYVMNQMEMGVLPKRRALALVEALYAG; from the coding sequence GTGCGCGCGGCCTTCGCGGAGAATTTTGCCCGCGGCGCCGAGGTGGGCGCGGCGGTCGCGATCTGGCAGGACGGCGAGGAGATTCTCTCGTTGCACGACGGCTGGCGCGATGGCGCGCGGTCGCTGCCGTGGGAGGTCGCGACGCCGGTGCTGATCTGGTCCGCGACGAAGGGGCTGGCCAGCGCGTGCGTGCTTCATGCGTTGGAGCGCCGCGGCGTGCCGCTGGAGGCGCGGGTGATGGAGTTCTGGCCGGAGTTTGGTCGCTGCGGCAAGGAGTCGCTCACCGTCGGGCAGGTGCTCTCGCACCGGGCGGGATTGAGCGCACTGGACGCGAAGGATCTCTCGATCCTCGATCACGACGGCGTGGCGCGAGCGATCGAGGGGCAGGTCCCGCTGTGGCAGGATGGCGGCCACGGCTACGGCCCGCGCACGTTTGGATTCGTCGCCGACGAGATGGTGCGCCGGCTCGCGAATGGCGTGCCGCTGGGCGAATATTTTCGGACGCACTTCGGCGATCCGCTGGAGCTCGATCTTTGGATCGGCATGCCGGCGGAACTGCACGATCGCGTGGCGCAGATGTTGCCGCCGAAGGCCGGGGGTTGCGTGGAGCCGGAGGATGAGTTCGCCGAGGCGATGGCCCGGCCGGATTCGCTCACGCGTCGCGCGTTTGCGTCGCCCGGCGGGCTGGCGGGCGTGTCGCCGATGAATTCTCCCGCCGTGCGCGGCGCGTCCATCCCGTCGCTCAGCGGCATCGGCACGGCCTCCGCGCTCGCGAAGTTCTACGCGATGCTGGCGGCCGGCGGCGCCTGGGGTGGAGTGCATTACTTCAGTCCGCATTCCCTCGCCCACATGACGCACACCCTCTCGCAGGGCCTCGACAAGGTGCTTCGTCTCGAGACGGCGTTCTCGGCGGGGTTCATGCGGGATCCCGTAGACGGCGAGGGGCGCAAGATCCGGGCGAATTTTGGGCCGTCCACGCGGGCGTTCGGGCATCCCGGCGCGGGCGGCAGCCTGGCCTTTGCGGATCCGGATGCCGGCCTCGGGTTTGCCTACGTGATGAACCAGATGGAGATGGGCGTGCTGCCGAAGCGGCGCGCGCTCGCGCTGGTCGAGGCGCTTTACGCGGGCTGA